The Lycium barbarum isolate Lr01 chromosome 9, ASM1917538v2, whole genome shotgun sequence genome has a segment encoding these proteins:
- the LOC132610999 gene encoding transcription factor BHLH42 isoform X1, producing MMAIIQTSSLQLQTMLQNSVQSVKWTYSLFWKFCPEQGVLVWRDGYYNGPIKTRKTVQPMEVSAEEASLHRSQQLQELYESLSAGESNQPARRPSAALSPEDLTESEWFYLMCVSFSFPPGIGLPGKAYTKKHHIWIMGANDVDSKVFCRTILAKSAHIQTVVCIPLLDGVLELGTTERVQEDIGFIHHIKSIFTEQQQPQPPKPALSEHSTSNPPTFSEPNFYSGNTLPSASIHLADQDGRIAREEEEDEDQEDDDDDDDDSDSIAIQNGLGAAEASELMQLDVSEAIRLGSPEDGSNNMDSDFHLVGVSQAGNTADSFKAETAISWAHFQDLQHLPGVPSNDELSQEDTHYSQTVSAVLEHLSNTSSKVSSNSIMGFISHDSAQSAFTLCPNNATVCSPNPDHCHLPDPLASSQRLLKNILFTVPFLHTKLYQGEPNSPPKSRGDVATVDSSSTASRFGKGCTITNQVEPSGNHVLAERRRREKLNERFIILRSLVPFVTKMDKASILGDTIEYVKQLRKKVQDLEARDRHTEGTKDADEKSGTAKVVKALQGRGKRTMKTVEGSVGGAPAKITVETPCTREDEEVVQVQVSIIENDALVELRCPYKEGLLLDVMQMLRELKVEVVAIQSSLNSGIFFAELRAKVKENIYGRKASILEVKKSIHRIIPRV from the exons ATGATGGCGATCATACAGACTAGCAGCCTGCAGCTGCAAACTATGTTGCAAAATTCAGTGCAATCGGTTAAATGGACATATAGTCTTTTCTGGAAATTCTGTCCCGAACAAGG GGTGTTAGTGTGGAGAGATGGATATTACAATGGGCCTATAAAGACTAGGAAGACTGTGCAGCCAATGGAAGTTAGTGCTGAAGAAGCTTCTCTTCATAGAAGCCAACAACTTCAAGAACTTTACGAATCACTTTCTGCCGGTGAGTCAAATCAGCCGGCGAGAAGGCCATCGGCAGCCTTGTCACCGGAGGACTTGACGGAATCTGAGTGGTTTTATCTCATGTgtgtttctttctcttttcctcCTGGCATCGG ATTACCGGGCAAGGCTTATACAAAGAAACATCACATATGGATAATGGGCGCAAACGATGTCGATAGCAAAGTCTTCTGTAGAACCATTCTTGCAAAG AGTGCCCACATACAG ACTGTCGTCTGTATCCCTCTCTTGGACGGTGTACTGGAACTGGGGACCACAGAAAGG GTTCAAGAAGACATTGGATTCATACACCATATAAAGAGCATCTTCACTGAGCAACAACAACCTCAGCCACCAAAGCCAGCTTTATCTGAGCACTCCACCTCCAATCCCCCCACCTTTTCGGAGCCAAACTTTTACTCAGGCAATACTCTGCCGTCCGCCAGTATCCACCTGGCGGATCAAGACGGTAGAATTGccagagaagaagaagaggacgaggatcaagaagatgatgatgatgatgacgacgacTCAGATAGTATAGCAATTCAAAATGGGCTTGGCGCGGCTGAGGCTAGTGAGCTCATGCAGCTTGATGTGTCTGAAGCTATACGGCTCGGCTCACCGGAAGATGGCTCGAATAATATGGACTCGGATTTTCATTTGGTTGGCGTTAGCCAAGCAGGAAATACAGCTGACTCTTTCAAAGCTGAAACTGCCATTAGTTGGGCTCACTTCCAAGACCTTCAACATTTACCAG GTGTCCCTAGTAATGATGAATTATCACAAGAAGACACACACTATTCTCAAACAGTGTCAGCCGTTCTTGAGCACCTCTCAAACACAAGCTCTAAAGTTTCCTCTAATTCCATAATGGGCTTTATTTCTCACGACTCAGCCCAATCCGCCTTCACATTATGTCCCAACAACGCCACCGTTTGCAGCCCAAACCCGGACCACTGCCACCTCCCCGACCCGCTTGCCTCCTCTCAGCGGCTGCTCAAAAACATACTCTTCACTGTCCCATTTCTACACACTAAATTATACCAAGGTGAACCTAATTCTCCTCCAAAGTCACGTGGTGACGTGGCGACTGTTGATTCGTCCTCGACTGCCTCTCGGTTCGGTAAAGGATGTACGATAACCAACCAAGTAGAGCCAAGTGGAAACCATGTACTTGCAGAACGACGTCGTAGAGAAAAGCTCAATGAACGGTTTATCATATTAAGGTCACTTGTACCATTCGTGACAAAAATGGATAAAGCATCAATTCTTGGTGACACTATTGAGTATGTCAAGCAGTTACGTAAGAAAGTTCAGGATCTTGAAGCACGTGATCGTCACACGGAGGGGACCAAAGATGCAG atgAAAAGAGCGGTACAGCAAAAGTAGTGAAGGCGTTGCAAGGGAGGGGTAAGAGGACAATGAAGACTGTGGAAGGAAGTGTTGGCGGAGCCCCGGCAAAGATCACGGTGGAGACACCGTGTACAAGGGAGGATGAGGAGGTTGTGCAAGTACAAGTTTCAATTATCGAAAACGATGCATTGGTGGAGCTCCGGTGTCCGTACAAAGAAGGGTTGCTACTAGATGTAATGCAGATGCTAAGGGAACTTAAGGTTGAAGTTGTGGCCATTCAATCATCACTTAATAGTGGTATCTTCTTTGCTGAGTTAAGAGCTAAG gtaaaagaaaatatatatgGAAGGAAAGCAAGCATTCTGGAAGTCAAAAAGTCAATACATCGGATAATCCCTAGAGTTTAA
- the LOC132610999 gene encoding transcription factor BHLH42 isoform X2, whose amino-acid sequence MMAIIQTSSLQLQTMLQNSVQSVKWTYSLFWKFCPEQGVLVWRDGYYNGPIKTRKTVQPMEVSAEEASLHRSQQLQELYESLSAGESNQPARRPSAALSPEDLTESEWFYLMCVSFSFPPGIGLPGKAYTKKHHIWIMGANDVDSKVFCRTILAKTVVCIPLLDGVLELGTTERVQEDIGFIHHIKSIFTEQQQPQPPKPALSEHSTSNPPTFSEPNFYSGNTLPSASIHLADQDGRIAREEEEDEDQEDDDDDDDDSDSIAIQNGLGAAEASELMQLDVSEAIRLGSPEDGSNNMDSDFHLVGVSQAGNTADSFKAETAISWAHFQDLQHLPGVPSNDELSQEDTHYSQTVSAVLEHLSNTSSKVSSNSIMGFISHDSAQSAFTLCPNNATVCSPNPDHCHLPDPLASSQRLLKNILFTVPFLHTKLYQGEPNSPPKSRGDVATVDSSSTASRFGKGCTITNQVEPSGNHVLAERRRREKLNERFIILRSLVPFVTKMDKASILGDTIEYVKQLRKKVQDLEARDRHTEGTKDADEKSGTAKVVKALQGRGKRTMKTVEGSVGGAPAKITVETPCTREDEEVVQVQVSIIENDALVELRCPYKEGLLLDVMQMLRELKVEVVAIQSSLNSGIFFAELRAKVKENIYGRKASILEVKKSIHRIIPRV is encoded by the exons ATGATGGCGATCATACAGACTAGCAGCCTGCAGCTGCAAACTATGTTGCAAAATTCAGTGCAATCGGTTAAATGGACATATAGTCTTTTCTGGAAATTCTGTCCCGAACAAGG GGTGTTAGTGTGGAGAGATGGATATTACAATGGGCCTATAAAGACTAGGAAGACTGTGCAGCCAATGGAAGTTAGTGCTGAAGAAGCTTCTCTTCATAGAAGCCAACAACTTCAAGAACTTTACGAATCACTTTCTGCCGGTGAGTCAAATCAGCCGGCGAGAAGGCCATCGGCAGCCTTGTCACCGGAGGACTTGACGGAATCTGAGTGGTTTTATCTCATGTgtgtttctttctcttttcctcCTGGCATCGG ATTACCGGGCAAGGCTTATACAAAGAAACATCACATATGGATAATGGGCGCAAACGATGTCGATAGCAAAGTCTTCTGTAGAACCATTCTTGCAAAG ACTGTCGTCTGTATCCCTCTCTTGGACGGTGTACTGGAACTGGGGACCACAGAAAGG GTTCAAGAAGACATTGGATTCATACACCATATAAAGAGCATCTTCACTGAGCAACAACAACCTCAGCCACCAAAGCCAGCTTTATCTGAGCACTCCACCTCCAATCCCCCCACCTTTTCGGAGCCAAACTTTTACTCAGGCAATACTCTGCCGTCCGCCAGTATCCACCTGGCGGATCAAGACGGTAGAATTGccagagaagaagaagaggacgaggatcaagaagatgatgatgatgatgacgacgacTCAGATAGTATAGCAATTCAAAATGGGCTTGGCGCGGCTGAGGCTAGTGAGCTCATGCAGCTTGATGTGTCTGAAGCTATACGGCTCGGCTCACCGGAAGATGGCTCGAATAATATGGACTCGGATTTTCATTTGGTTGGCGTTAGCCAAGCAGGAAATACAGCTGACTCTTTCAAAGCTGAAACTGCCATTAGTTGGGCTCACTTCCAAGACCTTCAACATTTACCAG GTGTCCCTAGTAATGATGAATTATCACAAGAAGACACACACTATTCTCAAACAGTGTCAGCCGTTCTTGAGCACCTCTCAAACACAAGCTCTAAAGTTTCCTCTAATTCCATAATGGGCTTTATTTCTCACGACTCAGCCCAATCCGCCTTCACATTATGTCCCAACAACGCCACCGTTTGCAGCCCAAACCCGGACCACTGCCACCTCCCCGACCCGCTTGCCTCCTCTCAGCGGCTGCTCAAAAACATACTCTTCACTGTCCCATTTCTACACACTAAATTATACCAAGGTGAACCTAATTCTCCTCCAAAGTCACGTGGTGACGTGGCGACTGTTGATTCGTCCTCGACTGCCTCTCGGTTCGGTAAAGGATGTACGATAACCAACCAAGTAGAGCCAAGTGGAAACCATGTACTTGCAGAACGACGTCGTAGAGAAAAGCTCAATGAACGGTTTATCATATTAAGGTCACTTGTACCATTCGTGACAAAAATGGATAAAGCATCAATTCTTGGTGACACTATTGAGTATGTCAAGCAGTTACGTAAGAAAGTTCAGGATCTTGAAGCACGTGATCGTCACACGGAGGGGACCAAAGATGCAG atgAAAAGAGCGGTACAGCAAAAGTAGTGAAGGCGTTGCAAGGGAGGGGTAAGAGGACAATGAAGACTGTGGAAGGAAGTGTTGGCGGAGCCCCGGCAAAGATCACGGTGGAGACACCGTGTACAAGGGAGGATGAGGAGGTTGTGCAAGTACAAGTTTCAATTATCGAAAACGATGCATTGGTGGAGCTCCGGTGTCCGTACAAAGAAGGGTTGCTACTAGATGTAATGCAGATGCTAAGGGAACTTAAGGTTGAAGTTGTGGCCATTCAATCATCACTTAATAGTGGTATCTTCTTTGCTGAGTTAAGAGCTAAG gtaaaagaaaatatatatgGAAGGAAAGCAAGCATTCTGGAAGTCAAAAAGTCAATACATCGGATAATCCCTAGAGTTTAA